GGAGGCGAACAGCAGCGACAGCGCCGTCAGCGACTGTTCGCCGCCGGAAAGCTGAGCGAGGAACAGCGGCTTCTTTCCGGGAGGGCGGGCGACGATCTCCACGCCGGCTTCCCAGAGATCCATGTCCTCCTGCGCTTTCAGATGGGCTTCGCCGCCGCCGAAAAGGCGCTGGAACAGTTCGTCGAAGCGGCGATCGATCTTCACGAGCGCGCCGTTGAACATCGTCCCCGCCTGTTTGTCGGTATTGGCGATCAGGGCGCGCAGTTCGTCCATGCCGTGCTGCACGTCTTTGAGCTGGCCGTCGAGGAATTCGAGACGCTCGGACAGCGACTGATCTTCCGACAGCGCGCCCATGTTCACGTCGCCGAGATCCTTGAGCGAGCGCTCCACGTAGCGGCAACTGTTTTCGAGCTTGTCGGCGCTCTCGTCGCCGGGGACGAAATCCGCCGGATAGGGATATTTCTCCTCGTTGTCGGCGATCAGGCTGTCGAGGCGCTCGCGAACCTTTTCGATCTCGTTGCGGGCCATCAGCTCGTCGCGGGTCAGCGAGTCGAACGCGGTCTGGGCGCGCTGGCTGCGCAGCAGCTGGCGCTCCATGCGCCGCGCCGCGTCGGCGTTGTGCTTGTCCAGCTCGGAGATCTGGTCCTGCACGGCTCGTTTTTCGGCCTCGCGCGCGCCTTTTTCTTTCAGGACCGCTTCCTGCCGTCCGGCCAGCTCGGCCAGCTTCTGCACGATGCGGCGGGACTCCTCGGTATTGGCGCTGAGCGCGCGGCGCAGGTCGCTCACGGCGCGCACGCTCTTTTCGAGCTCGCCCTTTTTGGCCGTCAGGCGTTCGCCGACCAGCAGTCCCTGCGTGCGCAGCTCGGCGAGGCGGGCGCTTTCGGCGTCGTCGCCGACGGACAGCGGCAGGGCGTCGATCTCGGCGCGGGCCCGGGCGGCGCTCTCGCGCATTTTCTTCGCCTCGGCGCGGCAGTGGTCGATGCGCTGCGCCGAATTGCTGTCTTCCTGAAGCAGGGCGTTCAGCTCTTCGGTCTGCTCGCGCAGGGCGCGGCGCAGCGCTTCGGTCTGCGATTTCTGTTCGGAAGCGGCGGCGCGCTGTTTTTCCAGCGCTTCGCCGGCTTTCGCCTCGGCGCGCTCGGCCGCTTCGAGGGCTTTGGCGATCTCCGCCTGCGCTTTCTTGTCGGCGACGATCCGTTTTTCCGTCTCGTCGATCATGTTGCGCAGCGTGATCGCGCCCGCGGAACGGGCGTTCTTGCCGCCGCTGACGGTGCCGGAGGGCGAAAAGACTTCGCCGTCGACCGTGACGATCGGATAACGGGCCGTCGCCGCCAGGCGCGCGCCGGTGTCGTAATCCTTGACGACCAGCAGGTCGCCGAGCAGATGCTCCATGGCGGGCAGCCAGCGCGGATCGGGCGCGACCAGATCGATAGCCCAGCCCAGCACGCCGCTTCCCGCGGGGGCTTTGCCGGGGCGGGGGCTGCGGCAGCGCTCCAGCGGCAAAAACGTGGCGCGCCCGCCGCTGCGCTCTTTCAGCAGGTCGATGCCGACGCGGGCCTGCGCCATCGTGTCGACGAGCAGCCAGTACTGGCGGCCGCCCAGATAGGCTTCGAGGCAGGGGGCCAGCGAGCCGTCGCAGGAAAAACCTTCGACGGCGGGGATCGTCTCGATCTTCAGGCGCCCGAGCTTGACGGCCGAGAGCACCATCTG
This sequence is a window from Pyramidobacter sp. YE332. Protein-coding genes within it:
- the smc gene encoding chromosome segregation protein SMC translates to MFIERLTLKNFKSFGGTHELPFAPGFTAIVGPNGSGKSNILDGLRWVLGESGAARLRITRQSDLIFQGSAGLSEAAETDVTLDLNDGGAHGSLRRHLDASGGTLYVNGARMRIQDLTQFKQQWRLEGDRSAFIGQGEVGAAVLQKPFQRRLQLEELFGIDLYRKKRDGALDELKQSGDELLRLHTLMGELRARREEIAPDLQNARKAKDYQERLEDLRRVLYHYRRCSEETRLETLDRKHEETGSRLESAERWASLWKNALERLRAQGSEYARRRGELNDELEELTPRLDDALRREMALNAEKSESEFAARRASEERDRLEGQLKKEETLRSELAVQAGRLTQEASSLDVQIHDLEDRLSSRDAALEETRRKRQELLEREAGLLEEARQMDARAETLGLQSRERSAVLDDLRAKRDGMVSKMTESDEALEALEDALEQLEKKRGEAAARSQEMAIRAQSVRRSIAKGEAELDSLLQRAEAGLYPRPVQMVLSAVKLGRLKIETIPAVEGFSCDGSLAPCLEAYLGGRQYWLLVDTMAQARVGIDLLKERSGGRATFLPLERCRSPRPGKAPAGSGVLGWAIDLVAPDPRWLPAMEHLLGDLLVVKDYDTGARLAATARYPIVTVDGEVFSPSGTVSGGKNARSAGAITLRNMIDETEKRIVADKKAQAEIAKALEAAERAEAKAGEALEKQRAAASEQKSQTEALRRALREQTEELNALLQEDSNSAQRIDHCRAEAKKMRESAARARAEIDALPLSVGDDAESARLAELRTQGLLVGERLTAKKGELEKSVRAVSDLRRALSANTEESRRIVQKLAELAGRQEAVLKEKGAREAEKRAVQDQISELDKHNADAARRMERQLLRSQRAQTAFDSLTRDELMARNEIEKVRERLDSLIADNEEKYPYPADFVPGDESADKLENSCRYVERSLKDLGDVNMGALSEDQSLSERLEFLDGQLKDVQHGMDELRALIANTDKQAGTMFNGALVKIDRRFDELFQRLFGGGEAHLKAQEDMDLWEAGVEIVARPPGKKPLFLAQLSGGEQSLTALSLLFASMEVAKVPLAVLDEVDAALDEANLTRFAQMVADYSKNLQVIAMTHRRQTMEHAEVMYGVTMSEPGLSQIVSVKVDQWN